A DNA window from Vigna unguiculata cultivar IT97K-499-35 chromosome 10, ASM411807v1, whole genome shotgun sequence contains the following coding sequences:
- the LOC114165245 gene encoding uncharacterized protein At1g01500 → MDQKEEEPIIAKTTPLKTFPSLTHSSCLEIRLFYVRISPCLVDSLPDHLALCHARRHAGVSLVVNAAPVPASSPATIHLHRGRVDRHAAEVTYVATDTVSLSGSADFEVYENDALFLCGSLERLDSEWRNGSGSGWGMDCHVAAGSVGSGCSAFFRPRLGVSAPSIEVYVAGCCSGVPVILNKTIQMSPRRRVPRHATLDAIPEDEEMMMMMMEKNRVNGFAPNRKLQIPESEVDDYDCDEKMGNGFYSQEMYPGEDGQLSWFNAGVRVGVGIGLGMCVGIGIGVGLLMRSYQTTTRNFRRRFF, encoded by the exons ATGGATCAAAAAGAGGAAGAGCCGATCATTGCCAAAACGACGCCGTTGAAGACTTTCCCTTCTCTCACCCATTCTTCCTGCCTCGAAATTCGGCTCTTCTATGTCAGAATCTCCCCCTGCCTCGTCGACTCGCTCCCCGACCACCTTGCGCTCTGCCACGCGCGGCGCCACGCAGGTGTCTCTCTCGTCGTCAACGCCGCCCCCGTCCCCGCCTCCTCCCCCGCCACGATCCACCTCCACCGCGGCCGCGTCGACCGCCATGCGGCCGAGGTCACCTACGTCGCCACCGACACCGTCAGCCTCAGCGGCAGCGCTGACTTCGAGGTCTACGAGAACGACGCGCTCTTCCTCTGCGGCTCCCTCGAGCGCCTCGACTCCGAATGGAGAAACGGGTCCGGGTCGGGATGGGGCATGGACTGCCATGTGGCGGCCGGGTCCGTCGGGTCGGGTTGCTCAGCGTTCTTCAGACCGCGCCTCGGGGTTTCCGCGCCGTCGATCGAGGTCTACGTTGCCGGGTGCTGCTCCGGCGTGCCTGTGATTCTGAACAAGACGATTCAGATGAGTCCGCGGAGGAGGGTGCCCAGACATGCCACGCTGGACGCGATTCCCGAGGATGaagagatgatgatgatgatgatggagaaGAACCGTGTCAATGGTTTTGCTCCCAACCGGAAGTTGCAG ATACCAGAGTCAGAGGTTGATGACTACGATTGTGATGAGAAGATGGGGAATGGTTTCTACTCTCAAGAAATGTATCCCGGTGAGGATGGACAACTGTCATGGTTCAATGCTGGGGTCAGAGTTGGTGTTGGAATTGGCCTTGGGATGTGCGTGGGGATAGGGATTGGTGTTGGACTTCTCATGCGTTCATACCAAACAACAACCAGGAACTTCAGGAGGAGATTTTTCTAA